The sequence AACCTCTCGCATAACCCGTTCGTCTGGGGGTGGTAAGGGGCGCTATACACAGGCTTAATCCCGCACAACCTCCACAGCTGCTGGGTAATCTCCGCGGTAAATTGGGTCCCCTGGTCGGAAATTATCTCCTGTGGAAAGCCTACCCTGGCAAAGACTCGAAGTAGGGCATCGGCTACAGTCTCCGCATGTATATTGGACAGGGGGACGGCCTCGGgataccgggtagcataatctaCCACGGTCAGTATGTACCTTTTCCCCGAAGGGCTAGGCCGGGGTAGGGGCCCTACTATATCCACCGCTATCCGGCTGAAGGGTTCATCTATGATGGGTAGCGGGCGTAATGTGGCTTTCGTCTGGCCACGCCCCTTCCCTATTCGCTGGCAGGTGTCGCAGGTGCTACAGTACTGCTGGATATCCTTGGACAGCCCTGGCCAGAAAAAGGACCGGGTGACTCGGTGATGGGTCCGTCGCCTCCCCAAATGGCCTGCCAGGGGAATGTCGTGTCCAATACGCATGATCTCTTGCCGATACTTTTGCGGCACGACCAGCTGGCGTTTGGGCACATGGGTCTCTCCCTGCCCATCCGTAAGTCGGTATAATAGCCCCTGGCGCCATTCAATTCTGTCTTCCTTGTCCCCACCCGCCCCTGCCCGGTCCGCCCCTGCCCGGTCCCTATAGCCCTGTAAGGTCGGGTCATGTAAGGTCTCCTGGGCAAAGTCAGCGGGGGAGGCCCAGGGCAAAGTAGGGGCCGTCGGGGAATAGTCGGGAGGGATGTCAGGGTTAGCAGTACTCAACCGGGTCTCGTCCTCGAGGGCGTGGTCCGCCTTCCGTGCCTGCTGGCGAGTGATGGCTCCACACTGCTCGGCGGTGTCATCCGGGTGAAACGCGGTAGTTAGGTGACCCAGATCGTTGCCCAGTAGAACTTCCGCGGGTAGGTTCTTCATGACACCTACTACTACTTCGCGAGCGCCAGCTCCCCAATCCAAATGCACCCGGGCGGTTGGGATTCGGAGCACCTTTCCTCCCGCCACCCGTACAGCGACCGAGTGGCTGGTCTGCTCGGTCGCGGCGACCATCTGTGGCTGTACCAAGGTAATGGTAGCCCCACTGTCCCGTAATCCTTGAGCAGGGCGACCGTTAAGCCATACGACTTGTCGGTGATGATGTCGATTGTCCGAGGCGGCGGCCTGCACCGGGTCGGCCTCGTATAGTACCCCGAAATCCTCTTCGACCCAGTCGTGGTGTGGGGAGGATGATGGAGCCTCCAGACAATTAGCAGCTGCCCGGATGGGCCCAGCTGGTAGACACCCTCCCGGTCTAGCAGCGTGGTTAGCGGGGCATTCCCTATGCATGTGCCCGACTCGATTGCATCCGAAGCACCGGACACCCGAAGGTCGACTGTCCCGGAAGGTAGTGGGCCGCTGTTGTGCCGGGGGTCGAGGTGCGGTGCGGTGAGCCTGAGGTGGCCGAAGTGGGGGTGGTACATAGCGGGCCCCTGATCGGTCTTCCAGTGGGGTAGTCCTCCGGGAGTCAATATACTGGTCAGCTAGAACTGCGGCCTGGTCTACTGTGTGGGGTCGTCGGTCACGTACCCAGTCTCTTACTGCAGGGGGGGTCAAGTCATAGAATTGCTCCAGTATGATCAGCTGGAGGACATCTGTGACGGAGGAGGCTTGGCACCCGTGGATCCACCCTTCGGCTGCCCGGGTCATGCGATGCACCCACTCGGTGAAGGGCTGCCCATCTGCGCGTCGGAGGCTCCGAAATTTCAGCCTGTGGGCCTCGGGGGTGATACCATATCGAGCTAGTAAGCGTTCCTTTACCCGATAGTAATTGGTACTGTCCGCATCTGGGGTGGCCTCATAAGCCTCCAAGGCTCGTCCCGACAGCCGACTCACCAGTAATGTCACCCAGTCTGCCGCTTCCACGCCCTGCAAATCGCATTGTCGCTCAAAGATCTGaaggtatctatctatctcatcTACGCCATCTTGAAATCGGGGAATGGCGTCGTAGGGTAGTTTAGCTTTGTTCGAAGGGCCAATCCGATCTGTCGTGGGCGCCCGTTCTTTATCTCTCTGGAGCTCTGTGATGCGAAGCTGGGTGGCCTCGCTGACTATCTGGGCGATGAGCGCCTGTGGTGGTTCTGATCCCAGGAGGCTGATACGCCACCGGATTTCTCGCTGGAGCTCTGAAGTTTCagtgccctccgatgaggcgaGGCTGTTCCGGTCTCCCTCCATTAGCTCCGCGATCAAGGTAGCCTTTGACTTGTTGCTGGCCGTCTGCCCACGGGCTTCCAATAAGTCTTTCAGCGTCTGCCTCTTCAAGCCCTCGTAACGATGCTCCATTCACTGGAGTGTAGTCCCGGTGGTGGTTTGGATCTCCCGGTTCTGAGGAagcatcccaccgctgccaccaatgtgacgggaccgacctgtacccccactgggtactcccgcctaacgttgcttcctcctgccgggacaccaacaattagccccttcagcgccaggcagaaccagcgttgtagatagaaggggggcttcgctgcaccggagctaccttggcactgtggctagccgaagcttagctacacagcgtggttattgtcctgaaaaggacaatacaggATCAtatcagcccaccccaagcatcaggcaacactcatgttgaggtgaaaacaggaactccctttatttgggaacacaggggtatttaaacagtacaaaggattgagttacgtccaatcgacacacaagggaattgcgtccaatagacacaagggaattgcgtccaatagacacaagggaattacatcctgccctcctttgcatatgactgagtattagcactcagcccagtagggggtctctactgtagtctgtgtaaggagggagggggcaggacatgtggcacctggacagggtagcaaacaaggggaacaaaagcacacaccataatcacaacatatactgggaaatgcaggtatcacaaacaagaactatcacagacggcaccgattaacccggggccgtcacacCCGATTTGCTAGTTAATCCAGGcactaaaaagaaattgtttcTCAATTTCCAAAGGCTGAACTCAGTGCATACTTAGTATATTTACACCTCAACAGTGTGATGGAGtgctacccacagattatggaccctgcctccctcccctggcgagtgggactgttgtcctcgtctggggtgttaaaaggccacatttgagaggtgtgcatttttcatatTGGAAATGTGACGTGTGGTCCCTGCCCCCCGTGTTAtctgggacattgttgaacccggccaattcaatttacccatcgaatcatacattttgaaaaaaacactAGACAACCCAtggacatttaacatgctagcattttaactctttccacgcAAAAATTGTCTGACACCGGCCAAACCATTCTTTTCCCTGGAAATGTTGGCCAGTAATATATAGTGGAGGTGGagaccccattgtattgttaatcactTTAATGGCCGTATTGCCCCTGGGAGTCCAAATTAcccagattaagggggcggttctGTAGCCGTTGTAATCCAATACCTGACTGTTTATGTTAATGTTCGCTTTGTTGGCTATATCTAGccatgtgtgtaaaaaataaagtgttcttcatttttatataccctacactgctagtgactggggaatcTGGGAAGGGCGTGTTGTCcaaggctaagggagcacaagtcagcggaggtagtcggtcgtaCTAGCCAGCTCTGTGACATTACTGACATGGAAcgacaaaatattttcacaggaaTGCAGGGGTAACTGGGGCCTGATCAGAGAATTAAAGAATAGTCTGGGCATCTGTCTGCCTTTACTAACTATGGCATAACTTTTACAGTAAATCAAAGAAATACCATTGGGAAGCgacaatgaatatatatatgacaaatatgccacaattatataatactgtaacagaatacattaacatactctgcagcactgtatatagtatgtcAGTGTAATTTATTATCCATTACTTAGTTGTCGAACAATACTACTACTCTGAGCCATCACATATAAATGGAacttactttatttatatatataatacattgctggtataaatacacattatgaGGCCAGGAAGCGGTGGGAAGGGGGCCCCTGAGTGGCAGTCCAGAATCCTTGGGAGGGGGGCCCCCGAGAGGCAGTCTGGAAGGTTTCGGAAGGGGGGACCCCAagtggcagtctggaatccttgggagggggGCCCCTGAGAGGCAGTCTGGAAGGTTTCGGAAGGGGGAACCCCAAGTGGCAGTCCggaatccttgggagggggGCCCCCCGAGAGGCAGTGTAAAAAAGTTTCGGATGGGGGACCCCAAGTGGCAGTCCGGAAACTGTGGGAGGGGGCCTCCCGAGTGGCAGTCcggaagctgtgggagggggtcccccagtggcagtctggaatccttgggagggggCCCCCGAGTGGCCGTTCAGAAGCAGTGGGAGGGGGGCCCATGAGTGGCAGTCCAGAAGCTGTGGGAGGAGGTCCCCCagtggcagtctggaatccttgggagggggCCCCCCAGAGTGGCAGTCTTGAATCCTTGGGAGTTGGGCCCCCGCgtggcagtctggaatccttgggaggtGGGCCCCCGCgtggcagtctggaatccttgggaggtGGGCCCCCGCgtggcagtctggaatccttgggaggtGGGCCCCCGCgtggcagtctggaatccttgggagggggGCCCCTGAGTGACCGTCAGGAAACTGTGGGAGGGGGCCCCCGAGTGGCTGTTcagaagctgtgggaggggggccccTGAGTGGCAGTCcggaagctgtgggaggggggctcccaagtggcagtctggaatccttgggagggggGCCCCGAGTGGCAGTCCGGAAGCAGTTTGAAGGGGTGGTCCCCTGGATGTGGGCCCCCAAATGGCAGTCTGGAAGCTGTGGGTGGGGGCTCCCGAGTGGCCTTCTGGAGGGGGGGGCGAGTGGCCttctggagggggggggcgagTGGCCGTCAGGAAGCTGTGGGAGAGTGGCCCCCGCGTGGCAGTCAGGAAGCTGTGCGAGCTTTCTCAATCCGTACGGAGAAGGGCCCCCTCCTGTTACGTGACAATTAAAGAAACGTTCGCAACGTATTTTTTTCGTTCTGAATGTCTTAAttatgcttgagaaaaaaaaggttttacaaCTGCAAAAATAacgtatttttctttatatatttaatataaaacaaacacgtACGAATTAACCTAACATTCGGCACCCTCTCTTCGCCAGCATTCTTTTATCACAACACCAAGTCAATGAACGCCTGGACAGCTGCCAAACCGCAACCAATCAATACACCGGGACTGCTGCCAAACCGCAACAAGAACACCGGGACTGCTGCCAAACCGCAACAAGAACACCGGGACTGCTGCCAAAACCATCAAAGTACTCAACAAGAACCTCAATACCTAAGGAGCGGGACTCGGCTCCCTATTCAAGGCAGgaatccatttaaaatgttatttaaaaaatatattaaaaatgtaatttcacgTCCATCcgctctctccctcctccaactTTTTCTTGCCTTGAGCAGATCTGGGATCTCCAGAAGACACAAGAAAGGAAGGGGTTGATCCAAACAGACACTCGGGGGAGGGGCTAGGAGAATGAGAGAGGTAGTAGACGGCTAGATAGTCCCTCCCCTGTCTCTGTATTGGTGCCGGCTGCTGAAGAGGAAGCCCCGCCCTCTTAAGTAAGTCTGGTGCCGCCTCCCCCTGTCACAAATATACAGGCTTCGAAGGGCTGATTACAGGgcagggggaggggggcacgCTAGTCCTTGTCAACTCTGCTGCTCTGGGCCCCCAATATTAACGTATAGTCATAAGTCAGTCTGTGTGTTACTATACAGAGGTCATGGTGTGTGGTTTTATACAGAGGTCAGGGTTTTTTGTATAGAAGTCAGGCTGTGTGTTATTATACAGAGGTCAGTCTATATGATCATAGATGTAAAGCTGTGTTTTACagagttcacacacacacacaattcacaaggatctttcctgttattttcCCTTTCTAGTTCTATACACTCGCACTCACGTTAAAGAAATAGTATATACATCATTAATACACAGTGgtgcatgcacacaaacacattctcacgcttaaccctttcctcacTAACGTATGCTCACGCgctaatacacacaaacacactctcgcACATAAAACGTCCTGATAAGACTAAACCTAATcttaataattacttttattattttgaataataaataaataatataatacgttaataataaataacccctAAGTAAACTCTTGTCAGCTACGAGTCCTAAGACAATCATCAGACCGGCAGGCAGCCAGGCACTAGCAgtagaaatacaatttattttaaattatttaattgattattattagttaaaaatatccatcatttttaatgttattctttaatgtataaatattaggctattcttaaataataataaatgattgggttatataaatttatagatTAAGTTTAAGGGTAAATTAATCTTTAATAGGTGATACCgtattaaagaatttattttattatctgtattcattattttatttatttattatttcacaccTCTTGGGTGCTGTTCcttggcagttttttttttctttctttttttttggggggggctgcACGGTGTAGGACATTCAACTGCTTTGGAGTTAGGATCTTACCGCAAAcggtaaatatattttcctttcaaacccccctctccctgaaTGCAAATCCAGCGATGCCCCGGCGATCGGCAGCATGGGGAGGTTTCAGAAACGGCGTCCAATCATAGGCTCGCAGGCTACCTCTCATGAACCAATGAATGTGCGGCAGCtcgtctataaaagccaaacttCTGGCGGTTTAACCCCGTGTTTACGTGCGGTTTCCAGTGTTGTGTGGTGTGATCCAGGCAGTGAGATGGCCGAGAcagctccttccccggcgcctCCGCCGGCAGAAACCTCTTCCAAGAAGAAACAGCCGAAAAAGCCGGCAGCTGCAAAAAGCCGTCCTGTGAAGTCCGGTCCCAGTGTCTCCGAGCTGATTGTGAAAGCGGTCTCTGCGTCCAAGGAGCGCAGCGGAGTGTCTCTCGCAGCTCTTAAAAAAGCACTCACTGCTGGCGGCTACGACGTAGAAAAGAATAACAGCCGCCTGAAGCTCGCTCTCAAGGGTCTGGTGTCTAAAGAGACCCTGATCCAGCTGAAAGGAAGCGGTGCCTCTGGCTCTTTCAAGCTGAACAAGAAGCAGCTGGAGAGCAGAGAGAAGACATCAAAGAAGAAGGAAATTCCCGTAAAGCCTAAAAAAGTAGCCCCTAAGAAGGTTGTGAAGTCGCCCAAGAAAGCCCCTGCAGGAGTGAAGAAAAGCCCAAAAAAGATCAAGAAACCGTCGGCCGCTGCCAAGAGTCCCAAGAAGCCTAAGGTTGTTAAAGCGAAGAAAGCTGGCAAGAGCCCAGCTAAGAAGGCCACAAAGCCCAAGGCTGCCAAAAGCCCCGCTAAGCCCAAGCCTGCCAAAAGCCCCGCTAAGCCCAAGGCTAAAAAGGCAGCCCCCAaaaagtgagaagggggggcgtGGGTTTTGCAGCGCCTCTGGTGTGTGCTTTCCCACTTAATTCCTCACACAAAAGGTTCTTTTCAGAACCATCATATCCtccgaaaaaagaaaaagcggtTAATCACCGGCCGCGGCTATGTGGGCCACCCGCTGAAAGCCTAGCCCCATACTTGTGTGTTGTGCATGGATTCACATATTCGGCCAGCGCGCTCGCTCGGAGCTCTGTCCGTAACATAATAGAGATAAGGGCGGGCTTGAAGATTGTGCTTTGCCGTTACTCGTTATGCCCAGCTGGGGACTCGGCCGCTCAAGGGCCCGCTCGGTAGTGGGATAACGGTGTGAGATATTTCAAGCTTGGCCGCGAAGAACAGGGTTAATTTCATGCATGCGAAGGGAAACACAAGCTCATTAGAGTGACAATGTGGTGGCtcttaaaagagcctttgtggGAGGGTGAGGGGAAAATCGCGTTCGCCCACACCACGTTTATTTAAGCACGTTCACCTCTGATCCTACGAGCCAGCTGAATGTCTTTTGGCATGATAGTAACCCGCTTAGCGTGAATAGCGCACAAATTAGTGTCTTCGAAAAGCCCCACGAGGTAAGCCTCGCTGGCTTCCTGGAGAGCCATAACAGCAGAACTCTGGAAACGTAGATCGGTTTTGAAATCTTGAGCAATCTCACGGACCAGCCGCTGGAAAGGCAGCTTTCGGATAAGCAACTCCGTAGACTTCTGGTAACGGCGGATTTCCCTAAGAGCTACGGTGCCCGGGCGGTAGCGATGTGGCTTCTTCACGCCGCCGGTAGCTGGAGCGCTTTTCCTCGCAGCTTTGGTCGCCAGCTGCTTCCGAGGAGCTTTTCCTCCGGTGGACTTACGGGCTGTCTGTTTGGTGCGAGCCATGCTGGTGCGTGTAGATCTGCTTTAACGTCAAATCCAACGTAACTGTAACGATTCTGTGGCCAACTCAAGCCCTTTATAGAGTAGCGGTGAATGTGATTGGATACGCTTAATCACGCCCCTCTTTTTCATAGGCTAGGACGATGGTTTGAAAAACCCAGCCTTTGATCAAGAGACTTCGGTGTGGagagttatctttttttttatttatttaaattaaatgctcGTTAGCTgcggttctttttttatttagttcttCTCCTCTTTTTTGGTTAGCCTCCTACCTAGTGAAGTTGTGTACTGGGTGACCGTTAACAGCGATACGGCGAAAGCTAAAAGCCCGCCTTTATCTTGGTCTCCGTTTGGCGTTTATTTACAGCGaaatgctgccacctagtggtaaatGAGGGATCGTCGAAAGCAATCACGTGGCGGTGAGGGAGGCAAAAGCATTAAGGTTTCCCGCGGGCGGGCTTTTGATATTCCTAAATAGCCAATCGGTGGCTGAGGCACGTTTGGAAGCTTCTCCAGCCAACCAACGATAAGCATATATTCAAAAAGCAACACCCCCTTGAGGCAGCATGGTGCGGTTCCCCATCAGGTCCGTCCAGTACGCATAAAAGAAAGCGGGCCGGCCGTAGGCGAGTATTGTGCTGTGGAACTCGTGGAGTAAACGCGAGCATGTCTGGCCGTGGCAAAGGAGGTAAGGGACTCGGGAAAGGTGGTGCAAAGAGGCACAGGAAGGTGCTTcgggataatattcagggaaTCACCAAGCCTGCTATACGCCGTTTGGCTCGCAGAGGAGGTGTAAAGCGTATCTCTGGGCTGATCTATGAGGAGACCCGTGGTGTGCTCAAGGTGTTTTTGGAGAATGTGATTCGTGACGCAGTCACTTATACTGAGCATGCCAAGAGGAAAACCGTTACCGCTATGGACGTGGTGTATGCCTTGAAACGCCAAGGCCGTACTCTGTACGGTTTCGGAGGTTAAGCTTGTTGACTCGTGACCCTGAAACACCCAACGGCTCTTTTCAGAGCCACCCACACCCTCTCTTAGGCTATGATCATGCTGTCCCAGAGTCTGCCCGCGCTTTTCTATGCACACCTTGAAATAACCAGCTTAACAGTGTCTGGGTCTGGCTATAGATTGAGCTACTGGCAGAACATGTGCTGAGATCGGCAGCTGGTGTCCTCCAAAGGCTGGCCTCGCTTGAATGGGGGCTGACAAGTCCCAGGGGTAATAGGCGCCGTCTGTGGTAGTTATCTGAATTCTGTATGTCCCAGTATGTGTGTGATTGTTATTACAACTTTGTCGTCCCCTCCTGTCTTATCctgttttcaggacaatagacCCACGATGTAGCTCAGCTTGGGCTAGCCGCAGTGGTAAAgcagccccttctctctgcaacgctggttctgtctgaCGGTGAAGGGGTTCATCTCTTGGGTCCCAGCAGGAGAAATCAGCGATTAGCTGGAATACCCAATCAGAGTACAGATCGTTGCCATTACAGGAGCCCCTTCACCTTGGGCTCCTCTTGCCAAGCAGTCTGGTCGATGGGCACAATACCCCAGCTGATCTGGAGAAGTGAGGAGCACATTTCAatgctcacaaatgctcttcccAGAGCTAGCAGTCCAACAAAAGGGGCTACATAATTCACATAGCTCTGAGACAGACCGTGTGGGTGGCTCTCAAAAGAGCCTTTGTTTATAGAGAGAGAACAAAGAGAACTTTACTTGGCGCTGGTGTACTTGGTAACAGCCTTGGTGCCCTCTGACACAGCGTGCTTGGCCAGCTCTCCAGGAAGAAGGAGGCGTACAGCAGTCTGAATCTCCCGAGAAGTGATAGTGGAGCGCTTGTTGTAATGGGCTAGGCGTGAAGCTTCCCCGGCAATGCGCTCAAAGATATCGTTGACAAACGAGTTCATGATGCCCATGGCCTTGGAGGAAATGCCAGTGTCTGGATGCACCTGCTTTAGTACCTTGTAGACATAGATCGCGTAGCTTTCCTTTCTGCTCTTCTTGCGCTTCTTCCCGTCTTTTTTCTGAGTCTTCGTAACAGCTTTCTTAGAGCCTTTCTTCGGAGCAGGTGCAGATTTCGCTGGATCAGGCATCGCGTCTGTTTTCCTCTCAACCCGCAACGCAGGAGAAAGCGATGAATACTGAAGCGTTAGTGCGCTGGGCCCTTCCCTTTATAGGCACCGCATGTAAATAAGGCCGTTCTGCTGTCTCGCGTCCGATTCGATGAGGTTGTCACGTGTGCAGATGCGGCCGCCCATGAACCGCAGTGCCTACACCGATTGGTGTCTCAGACTATGTCCACCCGATTGGATGTTTTGAAAAGGAACCAATCAGTGACGAAGAGCGTCACGGGGTGAAGCTACAAATAGCTGGGTAAGTGTGCGGCGTTTCATTTTAACGTGCTTCTTAGTCGGTTATTAGGTTGGTGGTTTGTCGAGAGATATCATGTCTGGCAGAGGCAAACAAGGCGGAAAAGTTCGTGCCAAGGCGAAGACACGTTCTTCCCGAGCTGGTCTGCAGTTCCCTGTCGGCCGTGTGCATAGGCTTCTTCGCAAGGGTAATTATGCCGAGAGAGTAGGGGCCGGCGCACCCGTGTATCTGGCAGCGGTGTTGGAGTATCTGACTGCTGAGATATTGGAGTTGGCTGGTAACGCTGCACGCGACAACAAAAAGACCCGTATCATTCCTCGCCACCTGCAACTTGCCGTTCGTAACGACGAGGAGCTCAATAAGCTGCTCGGAGGGGtcaccattgctcagggaggtgtTCTACCCAACATCCAGGCGGTGCTCTTGCCCAAGAAGACCGAGAGCCACAAGCCTGCCAAGAGCAAGTGAGTGCGGTAATCGGTAACCGCAGGGCAATTAGCCAACACCACCAAAGGCTCTTTTCAGAGCCATCCATAATCTCTGGAACAAGCTATATCTGTTTTGCTATAAATTTGCTGCAAACTTTCCTAAAGGCAACTGCTTTCCACTGCAGTTTTTCAGCCCGATGTTTAGTTGCTGAGCTTAACGGTGGCTAAACACCATTCATACAAGCTACATCATACACCATACCCCGTTTCAGGGCTAAAATTCGAGGCAAAGCTGCCAGCACTTACACGGATAAATATGGTTCTCAAGAAAGGTGGGTGGAGAAGTGTTACCACACGGTGGCAGCATTGCATAGGAAATTGTGGTTTACCGCAAATTAATGTGGCAGAAGCCGGGGAATCCCTCAGCTGTGTGATGATCGTGTAGCTGGCAATGGTCTGGGGAGCGTATTAATGAATTTGATAATCATTCTGAGAGAGAGCCGTGAGTAGCTCCACTGTAGACATCTCCCTTGCCtctgaaagcttaattgctaagaagggattaacccttcctATACCCCAAAGTAGTGATGCAaagttcggatcagtaaagtgaatcggatcatttcgagtcaatcattgaaatgatccgattcgtgatccgaatcttcggatcactcagtgtgactcataGAAGTTACTGTttccccagtccctccctgcagtcaaactaacgattggccccgcccctttcattagcgTCAATCTCCCGggtcctcactcagccgctggggaagagtgccacctgcaccccctccctggtgctccttctgccgctggggagatgggccggctgccgcatctcccgggatatctgccagccgctggggaggagggacgatactttcagctcccatcattgggatcagccgctggggagcgaggaccggttcctccgctcccgggtctgtgagctgccgctggggagactgaccagctgtgccatctcccaggtcctaaattatccctaaacaccccattaagcataactgcccctaaattaacactaaagaccccatcaaccataccaatttattaggtaatttatctggagtacatgcaattaatttaggggcagttatggttaatggagtatttagggttaatttcaggggccgttatggttaatggggtctttagggttaatttcaggggccgttatggttaatgggatctttacggttaatttcaggggcagttatggttgatgggttataagggttaattttatgctgatgactgagggttaatttaattaatttaataaagttaactgtaggtgcagttataggtgaaggggggggcaaactcaggggaatctaaatcctggggggcagtgtgaacattattaatgtatttatttataaaagtatggtatcagtaatattttctgaatgattcgaatctctataagattcggatccttgtaagattctgcaatacccaccttcatgttccccacaatcaactggggttttttgcccGCGCTCCTTGCCCCTCTCCCACCCGCCCCAGTGGTGTTCCAATATATAGACAGTTAAGTACCAGCTCTATTGGAACACGCCAGTAGAGGGCACCAAACTGTAGCTCCCTTTACTACCCACTACTCCCCATTAAAGCATTCAGGATCCTATCCCTCCCCATCTCTCTGCCGTCAAAGCTATCCCAGTACCTCTACACTAAACCTTTATATGTGAAACCTACCTATATTTGCTCTACTACTCCTGTCCCCCacacaggggcgggctgggccagtgggcaattgccccccaggccgccctaaatccagTGGGCcagacggacgaccggcagacgagcattcaatgcggctgcggccgcaaagttaaaaactacgcggtcgcgagcaggattgaatgcggctgtcatgcgtacctggcgggggggggggggcggtccgccccggctgtcgctcatctgagggctgcca comes from Spea bombifrons isolate aSpeBom1 chromosome 11, aSpeBom1.2.pri, whole genome shotgun sequence and encodes:
- the LOC128469438 gene encoding histone H2A type 2-B-like, coding for MSGRGKQGGKVRAKAKTRSSRAGLQFPVGRVHRLLRKGNYAERVGAGAPVYLAAVLEYLTAEILELAGNAARDNKKTRIIPRHLQLAVRNDEELNKLLGGVTIAQGGVLPNIQAVLLPKKTESHKPAKSK
- the LOC128469440 gene encoding histone H4 — encoded protein: MSGRGKGGKGLGKGGAKRHRKVLRDNIQGITKPAIRRLARRGGVKRISGLIYEETRGVLKVFLENVIRDAVTYTEHAKRKTVTAMDVVYALKRQGRTLYGFGG
- the LOC128469439 gene encoding histone H2B 1.1-like, which gives rise to MPDPAKSAPAPKKGSKKAVTKTQKKDGKKRKKSRKESYAIYVYKVLKQVHPDTGISSKAMGIMNSFVNDIFERIAGEASRLAHYNKRSTITSREIQTAVRLLLPGELAKHAVSEGTKAVTKYTSAK
- the LOC128469436 gene encoding histone H3, with the translated sequence MARTKQTARKSTGGKAPRKQLATKAARKSAPATGGVKKPHRYRPGTVALREIRRYQKSTELLIRKLPFQRLVREIAQDFKTDLRFQSSAVMALQEASEAYLVGLFEDTNLCAIHAKRVTIMPKDIQLARRIRGERA
- the LOC128469435 gene encoding histone H1B-like, coding for MAETAPSPAPPPAETSSKKKQPKKPAAAKSRPVKSGPSVSELIVKAVSASKERSGVSLAALKKALTAGGYDVEKNNSRLKLALKGLVSKETLIQLKGSGASGSFKLNKKQLESREKTSKKKEIPVKPKKVAPKKVVKSPKKAPAGVKKSPKKIKKPSAAAKSPKKPKVVKAKKAGKSPAKKATKPKAAKSPAKPKPAKSPAKPKAKKAAPKK